The genomic DNA ACATAAAGTACTTTACTAGCAATTTACTGCCTACGACTGCCCCGAAGAACATGAAGAATGCGAATACCCATCCTGAAAGTGAAAGGGAAGCAATACCACTGTAAAGAGCTCCGATGTTGCAACCATATGCGATTCTTGCGCCGTAACCCATCATGAGCCCGCCGAGTACCGCGGCTACAACTTGCTTTTTGCTTTTGATTTTTTTGATTTTGAATTGAGAAGCGGCATACGATGCGAACAATGCACCGAATATGATGCCGATATTTCTCATTGATGGAGCATGGTTGAGAATTCCAGCTTCAAGAGTTGCCTGAGCACCGTTGCTGCTGAA from Peptostreptococcaceae bacterium includes the following:
- a CDS encoding YeeE/YedE family protein, with product MWLFFLTIIIILVFQWPRNPWGVSGVLANWGAWIYEAVGGSVDKWYYFSSNGAQATLEAGILNHAPSMRNIGIIFGALFASYAASQFKIKKIKSKKQVVAAVLGGLMMGYGARIAYGCNIGALYSGIASLSLSGWVFAFFMFFGAVVGSKLLVKYFM